In a genomic window of Thermodesulfobium sp. 4217-1:
- a CDS encoding flagellar hook-length control protein FliK, which produces MNSLPLISLPISQSSGSKSNPNQVSGSQDEAFSSLLEQIVSEATQVESNIVQGSQVNLGSTASKSQSQATTNDQGSPSEAQSSSVPVSVSNQIPILNIAVQIPVSTQINSSSSQPQSQTVGNNQSAINPSSVSQTNAQTLAPLQDTQLISIQATQLPVLTQNAQLTNLTNTNLSTSPPSEGNLVDQAMLNILNLNSNLNAQTPISQIGSQTNSTTSTITSSSQNFQPINSQVASVSQLQSSTQGLTDNLGILSANQLNQNIAASNVNLLTTSQVVQGASQNSQTNAIPSNQTTSNQDSQPVLGQLTSSSQPTLNSQNINQSIILPTYASNSLISSSLQESQQIFVPQNQIIAQNISNNITSQILSNLQSPSVNTQLITAQALSGQIVSGFDQTNPQSSGSSGKTSSNGEEAVFSGLGTATLSNSSSLITPNQSISYHSLSIDAYQKVQNMVQDLRSGTPKDVEFLLEPPDLGKVKLNVSLDKSTNAVNMTFFVADDVAKHAIMSNIQDFRQILQSNGFTANNVNVYVGSDQKGQGFNQSFNQSIYPASGSNSTSFDSAIISGIQSLKSGVDVRV; this is translated from the coding sequence TTGAATTCCTTGCCTTTAATTAGTTTACCCATATCGCAGTCAAGTGGTTCGAAGTCTAATCCAAATCAGGTATCTGGATCTCAGGATGAGGCTTTTTCTTCCCTTTTGGAACAAATTGTTAGCGAGGCAACCCAGGTTGAGTCCAATATAGTCCAGGGCTCTCAGGTCAATCTTGGCTCAACTGCGTCCAAGTCTCAATCTCAGGCTACAACTAACGATCAAGGTTCTCCTAGTGAAGCTCAGTCTTCATCCGTGCCAGTTTCTGTCTCAAATCAAATACCCATTCTAAACATAGCAGTACAGATTCCTGTATCAACACAAATAAATTCATCATCTTCGCAGCCGCAATCACAAACTGTCGGGAACAATCAAAGCGCTATCAATCCTTCCTCTGTCTCTCAAACAAATGCTCAAACCTTAGCTCCCCTACAGGATACCCAATTAATTTCAATTCAAGCAACTCAGCTTCCTGTTTTAACTCAAAATGCTCAGCTTACAAACTTAACAAATACTAATTTATCAACAAGCCCCCCTTCTGAGGGGAATCTTGTAGACCAGGCCATGTTAAACATTCTCAATTTAAACTCTAACTTAAACGCCCAAACGCCTATTTCTCAAATTGGCTCTCAGACAAACTCTACTACCTCAACTATAACGTCATCCAGCCAGAATTTTCAGCCTATAAACTCTCAGGTCGCAAGCGTTAGCCAGCTTCAATCATCAACTCAGGGTTTGACAGACAACCTTGGAATTTTATCTGCCAATCAATTAAATCAAAATATTGCTGCCTCAAATGTAAACTTGCTAACAACGTCTCAGGTAGTACAGGGTGCGTCTCAAAATTCACAGACAAACGCTATTCCATCAAATCAAACGACCTCTAACCAAGATTCTCAACCTGTTTTAGGCCAACTTACGAGCTCTTCGCAGCCAACTTTAAACTCTCAAAATATCAATCAATCAATCATACTGCCAACCTATGCCTCTAATTCTTTAATCTCGTCTTCACTACAGGAGAGCCAGCAGATATTTGTGCCCCAAAACCAAATCATAGCTCAAAATATCTCAAACAATATTACTTCCCAGATATTAAGCAACCTTCAGTCTCCATCTGTAAACACTCAATTAATAACTGCACAAGCTCTTTCTGGTCAGATCGTGTCAGGTTTCGATCAAACTAATCCTCAATCTTCCGGCTCTTCTGGCAAGACATCGTCAAATGGCGAAGAAGCCGTCTTTTCTGGCTTAGGCACAGCCACCTTGTCAAATAGCAGCTCTCTTATAACTCCAAACCAAAGCATATCCTATCACTCCCTGTCCATAGATGCCTATCAGAAGGTCCAAAACATGGTGCAGGATTTGAGATCGGGTACCCCAAAGGATGTAGAGTTCTTATTGGAACCGCCAGATTTGGGCAAAGTGAAGTTAAACGTATCCCTTGATAAGTCAACAAACGCTGTAAATATGACATTTTTTGTTGCTGACGACGTTGCCAAACACGCTATTATGTCAAATATCCAGGATTTCAGGCAGATTCTTCAGTCAAATGGCTTTACAGCAAACAATGTAAACGTATATGTAGGTTCTGATCAAAAGGGTCAAGGTTTCAACCAAAGTTTTAATCAGTCGATTTATCCAGCTTCCGGTAGCAATAGCACCTCTTTTGACAGCGCAATCATATCGGGCATCCAGAGTCTCAAAAGCGGTGTAGACGTAAGAGTATAA
- a CDS encoding D-sedoheptulose 7-phosphate isomerase, with amino-acid sequence MTFLKGKNKVISRETIKSSISESIELKNKLLNDEKFLEMVVMSCKVISAALRSGKKLLIAGNGGSAADSQHIAAEFVGRFLMDRRALSAIALTTDTSIITAIANDFGYESVFARQIEALGEAGDVFLAISTSGNSKNLIKALRIAQLSHISTISLTGMTGSEMEKLSDICISVPSRLVPRIQESHIMIAHIICDIVEQNLVSKSI; translated from the coding sequence ATGACCTTTTTGAAAGGGAAAAATAAGGTGATCTCAAGAGAGACAATCAAGAGTTCTATCTCAGAATCGATAGAATTAAAAAATAAGCTTCTAAACGATGAAAAATTTTTAGAAATGGTTGTAATGTCTTGCAAGGTTATATCTGCTGCCCTTAGATCTGGCAAAAAGCTTTTGATTGCGGGCAATGGCGGATCTGCAGCCGACTCCCAACATATTGCTGCTGAGTTTGTGGGCAGGTTTTTGATGGATAGGAGAGCCCTAAGCGCTATAGCGCTCACTACTGATACATCGATTATCACTGCAATTGCAAATGATTTTGGTTACGAAAGCGTATTTGCAAGACAAATAGAGGCTCTTGGCGAAGCGGGCGATGTCTTTCTTGCCATTTCTACAAGCGGCAATTCAAAGAATTTGATAAAGGCCCTCAGGATTGCCCAGCTTAGCCATATTAGCACCATTTCTCTCACTGGCATGACTGGTAGCGAGATGGAGAAGCTCTCTGATATATGCATAAGCGTACCTTCAAGATTGGTTCCCAGAATACAGGAGTCTCATATTATGATTGCTCATATTATCTGCGATATTGTTGAACAGAACCTTGTATCAAAATCCATTTGA